The nucleotide sequence AATCGACGGGACATCGCTGGTGAACTCCACTCTCCCGCCGTTGTAGCTCCACTGCCAGTCATCCCAGGTCTGCTTGATCGTGAGGCCCGGTGACGGATCAGTCTCCGCGAGACCGGCGGTGCCCAGAGAAGACCGCGTCGAAATCCAGTTGCGTGCGGTGGCAAGCGGATCATAATCCTTGAGCCCGACCGCCCTTACAGGTTCGCGATCGATGCGCGGGAAGCCGTACTGTGTGATGTTGTTGGTCCGCTTGTCAAGCACCCGGTCCCCCGAGGCCTGGTCAAAGACGGCCCTGGCTGACGCCGGACAGGTCAGCCCGACGGTCAGGACGGCCACTGAAAAAACGACTGCCGAAAGTCGTGTGCTCCGGAAAGTCATCATTCCCTCCCCATGGTTGTCGGCCCGCGTGCGCTGCGCAAGGGGCCGCGCGAATTACGAAATATCCTCCAAGATCGGGACGCCGGGCCGTCCCGGCGGCTCGCTTCCCGGCTCTGGGCACGGGAGACGGGACCGGCACGGCGCTGCTTCTAAAGGTCGGTTTCGTTGCGGATACTGATGCAGAACACAGGAGCAAAGGTCATGTAAAGCGCGGCGGAAAACCGGCCCGGGACCCTCGTGCGCGCGAGTTGCGTGGCATCGGGAACCCCTTAGGACAAATATAGTGCCGGCGCTCGACTATGGCAAGGGTGAATCGGATATCAGGGGCAGGAAAAAAGCGCTTGAACCGGGCGCGGTGGTTTTGTATACTTCGTGCAACCTGTTTAAACTACGCCGCTTATGTACGAGAAACAACGCACAATCGCTCGGGAGATATCGTTTCCCGGAATCGGCCTTCACACCGGCAACGCCTGCACGATGGTTTTCAAGCCGGCCCCCCCGGACCACGGCATCAGGTTTGTCAGGACGGACCTTCCCGGCTCGCCGGGGGTGATCGCCGACCTTGACCACGTGGTCGACATTTCGCGGGGCACGACGCTTCAGGACGGAGAGGCAAAGGTATATACGGTGGAGCACGTGCTGGCGGCCTTTGCCGGGCTGCAGATCGACAACATGATAGTGGAGTTGGACGCCAACGAGCCGCCCGTGGGTGACGGTTCGGCCAGGCCGTACGTGGACACAATCCTCGAGGCGGGCATTCAGGATCAGGACAAGGACAAGCTCTACCTGGAGATCGACCAACCGATGGCGTACAGCGAGCGTGAGCGGGGAGTGGACCTGATCGTGGCCCCGTCGGATGACCTGCGGATCACTTTCATGATCGACTACAAGAACCCGGCGCTGGGCACCCAGTACACGTCGCTGGTGGACCTGGAGAAGGAATTCGTCGAGGAGTTCGCCCCGGCCAGGACGTTTTGCTTCCTGTCCGAGGTGGAGATGCTCAAGGCGCAGGGATTGATCAAGGGGGGCGGCCTGCACAACGCGATAATCATTTACGACTCCGATCTCGGCCAGGTGGAGGTCGAACGCATCCGCAAGGCGCTTGATCTGAAGGAGCGGGCGTTCGTCGGTGAGACCGGCATCATCAACGACGTTCCGCTTCGCTTTTACAACGAACCGGTGCGGCACAAGACGCTCGATCTGCTGGGCGACCTGTTCCTGATCGGGGTGCCGTTCAAGGGGCACGTGCTGGCGGCGCGGTCGGGCCATAAGGCGAACGTGGCCCTGGCGCGCAAGATGCGGGACCTGTACAAGAGAAAGAAGATAGCCCGGCAATACAGCACGGCCGGCAGCAAGGCTCTCCTTGACACCACGGCCATTCAGAACATCATGCCCCACCGCTACCCGTTTCTGCTGATCGACCGCATCATCGACATGGAGCCGGAAAAGCGCCTGGTGGCGCTGAAGAACGTGACCATCAACGAGCCGTTCTTCGAGGGGCACTTTCCAAATCATCCGATCATGCCGGGGGTGCTCATTCTCGAGGCCATGGCCCAGGCCGGCGGCGTGCTGCTACTGAGCGCCATCGAGGAGCCCCAGACAAAGCTGGTGTACTTTATGTCGATAGACAACGCCAAATTTCGGCAGCCGGTCACGCCGGGGGATCAGTTGCGTTTCGTTCTCGAAATGCACGCCTTTCGTCGCGGCACGTGCAAGATGTCGGGGCAGGCGTTCGTGGACGGCAAGGTGGTGGCCAGCGCGGACTTCATGGCCAGGGTGATGGACCGATGACGGACATTCACGACAGCGCCATCGTATCTCCTTCGGCTCAAATCGGCGAGGACGTGTCCATCGGCCCTCACAGCATAGTCGAGGCCGGTGTTGTAATCGGTGACGGCTGTCGCATAGCTTCGAACGTGCTGCTGGCCGAGGGCGCGACTCTCAAGAAGAACGTCAGCGTCTCCCACGGCGCCGTGATCGGCACGAATCCTCAGGACCTGAAGTTTGCCGGGGAGAAGAGCACGGTCGTCATCGGTGACAACACGGTCATCCGGGAATACGCTACGATCAACCGTGGTACGGAGGCACGGGGTGAGACGACGCTTGGTCACGACTGCCTGATTATGGCGTACGCTCACGTGGCTCACGACTGCGTGATCGGCAATCACGTCATCATGGCCAACTCGGTGAACCTGGGAGGGCACATCGAGATTGACGATTACGCCATTCTGGGCGGGGTCCTGCCGATCCACCAGTTCGTCAAGATCGGCGCTCACGTGATGATCGGCGGCGGTTTCAGGGTGCAGCAGGACGTGGTCCCTTACAGCCTCGCGGCCGGTTATCCGCTTCGAGTAATCGGCATCAACTCAATCGGTCTGAGGCGGCGCGGTTTCACGGTCGAGACCATTCACCGGCTCGAACGCGTCTTCAAGATTCTCTTTTTCTCGAAACTGAACACGTCACAGGCGGTTGAGCGCATCAAGAGCGAGGTTGAGCTGATTCCGGAAGTCCGGACGATTCTGGATTTCCTTGATCGCTCGACGCGAGGAATCGTGAAGTAGGTGACCACGGCTCGGATTGCCTGGATAATGCCGGCTGATCGTTCGCCTGTCGATTCGTTCTTCCAGAGCTCCGCGCATGGTGTTACCTTGGGAACCGACGCCGTCGGTGCGGCGTGAAGAGAGATAATAACCGTATGAGAAAAGTAAAGACCGGCGTAGTGGGTGTCGGGTCGCTCGGCCGCCACCACGTGAAGTGGCTCGGGCGCGCGGCCGGCTCCGAGTTGGTCGGCCTGTACGACATCGACCGCGAGAAAGCCGGCCGGCTGGCCGAGGAGCACGGCGTCAGGGTTTTTGAATCGCTCGATGAGCTGGCTGACAGCGTACAGGCAGCCTCCGTAGTGGTGCCCACCTCGGCGCACTTTCAGGTGGCCTCGCGCCTGATAGAGCGCGGCG is from Acidobacteriota bacterium and encodes:
- a CDS encoding bifunctional UDP-3-O-[3-hydroxymyristoyl] N-acetylglucosamine deacetylase/3-hydroxyacyl-ACP dehydratase gives rise to the protein MYEKQRTIAREISFPGIGLHTGNACTMVFKPAPPDHGIRFVRTDLPGSPGVIADLDHVVDISRGTTLQDGEAKVYTVEHVLAAFAGLQIDNMIVELDANEPPVGDGSARPYVDTILEAGIQDQDKDKLYLEIDQPMAYSERERGVDLIVAPSDDLRITFMIDYKNPALGTQYTSLVDLEKEFVEEFAPARTFCFLSEVEMLKAQGLIKGGGLHNAIIIYDSDLGQVEVERIRKALDLKERAFVGETGIINDVPLRFYNEPVRHKTLDLLGDLFLIGVPFKGHVLAARSGHKANVALARKMRDLYKRKKIARQYSTAGSKALLDTTAIQNIMPHRYPFLLIDRIIDMEPEKRLVALKNVTINEPFFEGHFPNHPIMPGVLILEAMAQAGGVLLLSAIEEPQTKLVYFMSIDNAKFRQPVTPGDQLRFVLEMHAFRRGTCKMSGQAFVDGKVVASADFMARVMDR
- the lpxA gene encoding acyl-ACP--UDP-N-acetylglucosamine O-acyltransferase, which translates into the protein MTDIHDSAIVSPSAQIGEDVSIGPHSIVEAGVVIGDGCRIASNVLLAEGATLKKNVSVSHGAVIGTNPQDLKFAGEKSTVVIGDNTVIREYATINRGTEARGETTLGHDCLIMAYAHVAHDCVIGNHVIMANSVNLGGHIEIDDYAILGGVLPIHQFVKIGAHVMIGGGFRVQQDVVPYSLAAGYPLRVIGINSIGLRRRGFTVETIHRLERVFKILFFSKLNTSQAVERIKSEVELIPEVRTILDFLDRSTRGIVK